The uncultured Bacteroides sp. DNA segment TAGGCAATGATGTTGTTGCGATGAATCTCTTCGAAAGTAATCTCCCATTCGTTGTGGCATTCATCACCGTTGATGGTTACCATCGGATAGAGAGCCGCGCCTCCTTTGAATCCTAATTTCCGGGCATTTTCTATTGCTTTGGGCAGATGATTGTAACGATAGAGTAGTAAGTTTCGGGCTATCTCTTTAGAACTGGATAGCAGAAAGAACGGTACACAACACAGTTCCGTGTTCCAAAAAGTGTTTCCACCATATTTCTCTCCGGTAAACCCTTTTGAACCGATGTTCAGTCGTGGGTCATCTCCCCGATAAGTCTGGTTCAACTGGAAAATGTTGAAGCGAATGCCCTGTTGAGCTTCCGGATCACCATCAATGACCACATCGGACTCTTTCCAAATCTCACTCCAGACGTCTTTGTGTTCTTGCAGCAACGCATCCCAACCTTTTGCTTTGGCACTCTTACTTTCAGCCACAGATTCGTCTACCAATTGCTGCCTGTCACAATAGAGAGAACTTACGATGGCAGTGTATTTGATGAGCGTCACCCGATCACCGGGTTTCACATCGGCACCGATGCTAAAGCCGGTAAGCTTCTCCTTTTCTATTTTGATGGGGCTACTTGTTACCTCCTTGCTGTTTTTGTATAGTTGATAAGTCATCGAGCAACACACCTGAGAGTCTTCGTGGCGGGTTTGTGTCCACAGATAAGCATATTCGTTGGTCGTTTCCGCACGTAGAATGTTCCACATCTTTTCGTTGAAGTTAGAAGTTTCATGCTTCACATCCCCGTTGAGGTGGGGCACTAATGATATCTTTCCTTCATAGTTGACTGAAGTCACGCTGTACTTGATGAGACACAGATTCTGATTACTCATGCTGTTGATGTGTTCCACATGCACCTTCAGCGTATGCCCTTTAGGGGAAGTCACCTGAAAGTCACGATAGGAGATACCCTCTTTCAAGTCGAGCCGTCTGTCGAAACTATCCACATCCCACAGGGCAAGGTCCAATTCCTCATCAATAAGTCGCAGAAAGATGGCACTCCAGTTGGGAGCATTCGGTATGCGCGAGAAGAACTTCGGATATCCGTTCTTCCACCATCCCACGCGGGTTTTGTCGAGGAATGCAATGCCGGCCAGATAAGATCCTTGCAGATTGTCACTACTATACGTTTCCTCAAAATTGCCCCGCTGACCGATACGGCCGTTGCCCAAACTGAATATACTTTCCGAGGCACGTAGGCGGTCGGCATGGAAACTTTCTTCGATGATGTTCCATTCATCTGTTTTGAGGAATCTTTTCATGGCAATAAGTTTTATCAATCCTCCAAAGTACGTAAAAAGATAGAGAAAGAACAAATGAATTGATTTATATCATACAAAAAAAGTATTTCCGATAGATAACAGTGTATACTATCTTTAGCCCGATCATATAGACCAAGAGTTTTCTAATGTAAAGATTGCAGATCTATCGCCACAGGCCTCCTGAGAGGGGTTTGTTGAACGTCCGCGATCAGCGTGTTGAATGTCCGCTTTCAACACGCTGATCGCGGACGTTCAACACGTTGAAGTTGTATCTTCTCTGAAAAATCCTTCGTTTGTAAATAAAGTTGTATTATGAGCTGTTTTTTGTCAAGAGCAGATTTATGCATTATTAAGAGAAAGGAGTTGATTGAAAGAGATATAAGGTCTTTTCCGCATAACAACAAGAGGAAAACTACTTTTCATTAGGAGTTATTCCGATAACAAATAAGCATATTGGGGAAATGAAACCGTCTTCCGAAGCGAAAGAAACCGGCAGATTGCTCAACTGAACCGTTCTTTTGTCCATTCTGCACGGTTCAGTTGGTCCAAGAGAACCGTGCAGAAATAAAAAACGGGAGAAGCAACAACTTCCCCCGTTTACCGTAGTTTAATCTCAAACTACTTTATGATTACGCTTACAAAAGTAATACATTTACTAGCCAAAGTCAAGCTTTTCGGCTTGAAACTTTAGCTAATTTTTCACTGCTTCGGGCTTTTCTTCTTTATGTGCCACTGTTTCTTTTACGAAGTAAACGCAGCATGCCCCTATGATAAGAAATACGCCTGCCAATACCAGCATGTTCACTTGCCGTCCACTCACCAAATGAAGTAATCCGCCACCAAGGAGTGCGGCTGCAATTTGAGGCAGACAGATGGTTCCATTGAACAATCCCAGATAAGCTCCCATGTTCTTGCCCGAAACGGAGTTGGTCAGTATCGTAAACGGCATGGCCAGCATAGCCGCCCACGCGCAACCGATGAACAGGTAAGAAACAAAAAGTAGGTATTGATTATGGAAGAAGAAGGTAGAAATGAAACCAATCCCTCCTAACACCAAACTAAGTGAATAGGCCATCTTACGTGATTTGAATAGTGGTAACACGATGGCCCAGACTACCGAACCGATGGCTTGCACGGCAAAGAGCACACCTACCCAGTTGCCTGCTTCCTGATATCCTTCACTTTGTGCACTTGTTGCATTCCATACCGTGTCGGCAATGGCACCGTTGGTGTACGTCCACATATACATAAAGGCCGCCCAACTGAAAAACTGTACCAACCCGACTGTCCAGAACACTTTCGGCGCATGTTTCAGCAACGAAAGGAAATCTGTCTTCTCTTTCTTTTCATCTGCTGTGATGCCATGAAACGCTTCAAATTCCTTTGGCGGCATCTCTTTCACTTTCAGCATGGTGTAGATGACGCACAACATCAAGATGGCGGCACCGATATAAAAAGAATAAATCACCGAATCGGGCACTGTACCTTTTTCGGCTATGTTGCTGATTCCTATCCAGGTAAAGATAAAAGGAAACATGTACCCCATCAGGCTACCGGCATTGCACAGAAAACTCTGGATGGAGTAGGCCAGACCCTTTTGCTTTTCATTCACCATGTCGCCCACCAACATCTTGAAAGGCTGCATGGCCATATTGACAGACGTGTCGAGAAACATGAGCGAAACCACCCCGAATATCATTGCAGTGCCCACTGCCATCCCAAAGCTTCCCGCATTAGGCAGTAAGCACATCACCAACATGGCAACAATGGATCCTATAAATAAATAAGGTATCCTTCTTCCGAAACGTGTCCACGTCTTGTCACTTGCCGATCCGATGATCGGTTGCACTATGATGCCCGCCAGTGGAGGAAGGATCCAAAAATAACTCAGATTATGAGGGTCGGCCCCCAGCGTAGAGAATATACGGCTAATGTTGGCACTTTGCAGTGCATAAGCAATCTGCACACCGAAAAAGCCGAAGCTGATGTTCCACAACTTCCAAAAATTTAAATCAGGTTTTACTTTCATGGTATTTTTAGGATTTAATCTATCTTTCTCTATTTAGTAGTGCCCCGCACCACCAGATTTGTTTTCACGATCCGGTTCGCACTTTTCAGCTCTCCGGTTTTATCTTCTATTTTGTTAATCAGAATATCAATAGCACTCTCTCCAACTTCTTGCCCGTGTTGTTCCACCGTCGTTAACTTCGGATCAGTGTTCTGTGCAATGGCCCCATCTGTAAATCCACAGATAGAAACCTCATCCGGAACTTTCATGCCTACCAACTTGCAGGCATAAAGAATGCCCGAAGCCGTTTCGTCGTTAATGGCAAAGAATCCATCCGGGCGGTCTTGTTTCTCCAGAAAATCAGGTGTAATGGCAATAGCCTGTTCACGTGTGTCGCAAAGCTTTATCATCGTATCGTTTACCGGAATCTTATATCTCTTCATCGCATCCAGATAACCGTTTCGTCTGTTCTTCGATATTTCCAAATTAGGCGGCCCGCTGTAGAAGAGGATACGTCGGCATCCGGTTTGAATCATATACTCCACCGCAGCAAAGGCCCCTGCATAGTCGTCCACCACCACCCGTTCCGTGTTGATGCCGGTACAGATACGGTCATAAAAAACAATAGGAATATTGTTATCCAAGAGATCTTGATAATGATCATATTGTGAAGTATCCTTAGCCAGAGAAGCGATTACCCCGCAAACCCTCGCCGCAAGAAAAGAGTGAACGATCTTCACCTCCTGTTCGTAACTTTCATTGCTTTGCGCCACCAGAATGTTATAGCCCGCCTTTGCAGCACTCTTCTCGATACCACTTAGCACACACGAAAAGAAATGGTGAACCAGTTGAGGAACAATCACCCCGATAGTGTTTGAACGATTTGTTCGCAAGTTAAGAGCCAACGCATTCGGCTTATAATTATGTTCACGCGCGTACTTATGTATAGCCTCTCTTGTGTCCAAACTTATATCCGGATTGTCTTTCAAAGCTCTTGACACAGTGGAGGGTGAAAAGCCCAATGCCCGGCCTATGTCTTTAATGGTAATCTGCGGTTTATTCATGGTTTACATTAGTTTGAGCCAAAGGTAATTCAAATCCAATAGAAATAAAAACATTAGATTATTCTCTTTGTTTCCTATTTATATGCAAAAATAGTAGAATAAGGATTAATTGTTTGATAATGAGGCGCCTTTGCCTTTCACAATAGGTGCAAACGATTGCATAAGAGTAAATGCAGATTTGAGTATATTCGTTATGTCGTTAATGTTAAGAAGTCCTATTTTTGCTCAACGTAGAAGAGGATGGACTTAACATTTCCATTTTCAATCCGCAAAAATCTATATTCATATATTGTTAACTTTAATTTTAAAATGCATGAAGCAAGTTAATCTTAGAATCTATCGAATGATTCTTCCCCTACTCTTAGGGATGTTCTTGTCAATTGGCGCCTATGCACAGCAGATCTCTGTAAGGGGACATGTGACAGATGTGACAGGTGAGCCGGTGATTGGTGCTAATATCTTAGTAAAAGGCACTACGAACGGAACAATTACTGATTTGGATGGTAATTTTGTTCTTAATACCCCTCAGAACTCCATTCTTGTTATTTCTTTTGTGGGGTATAAACCAGCCGAAGTACAAGCCTCTAAAAGCATGGTAGTAACTCTTCAGGATGATGCCGTGATGTTGAGCGAAGCTGTAGTTATCGGTTATGGTACGGTGAAGAAAAGTGATGTAACGGGTTCTGTTACTGCGATAAAGCCGGATAAACTGAACAGAGGTCTTACAACAACCGCTACTGATATGATTACCGGTAAGATAGCCGGTGTTAATGTTACTTCTGATGGTGGTGCTCCCGGCGGCGGCGCAACAATCCGTGTTCGTGGCGGATCTTCTCTTTCGGCAAACAATAATCCTTTGATTGTTATCGACGGCCTTCCCATTGATAATGATGGAATTAAAGGTGTCTCAAATCCTTTAAGTTCTATTAATCCTAATGATATTGAAACTTTTACGGTTCTAAAAGATGCTTCCGCTACCGCTATTTATGGCTCTCGTGCCTCAAATGGTGTTATTCTGATTACGACTAAAAAAGGAGCTAAAGGTTCTAAACCTCGTGTCAGTTTCGATAGTAGTATTTCTGTTAGCACAAAAGTCGATGAGATTAGCGTAATGAATGCTGATGAGTACCGCAATTTTATAACCACTTCTTTTGGTGCGGATTCGGGTGCTGCTAAGTTATTAGGAGAAGCAAATACCGATTGGCAAAAAGAAATTTTCAGAACAGCTGTTGGACATGATGAGAATATAACTGTTTCCGGAGGATTGAAAAACATGCCTTATCGTGCTTCTTTTGGGTACACTAATCAAAATGGTATTCTTAAAACTTCATCATTTGAAAGATATACAGGATCATTTAATCTGAGTCCAAGTTTCTTTGATAATTATTTGAATATTAGTTTAAATGCCAAAGGCATGATTGCTAATAGCCGTTTTGCAGATACTGCTGCTATTGGTTCGGCATTGGGTTTCGATCCTACGCAACCTGTAATGAATGGAAATACTAAATACGGAGGCTATTTCGCTTGGGAAAATCCAACTTCGGGAGACTTTATTTCTATTGCAACCAAAAATCCGGTTGCAATGTTAAAACAGAAAAAGGATGAGGCTACTTCAAAGAATCTTATTGCTAATGCACAATTTGATTATAAGTTCCATTGTCTACCTGATCTGAAAGCTAATTTAAATTTAGGTATGGATCTGGCTACCGGTACTCAAGACCTTTTCTATCCGAAAGAATCTCCAATAGGTTATATTGATAATGGTAAAACTGGTTCAGAGACGATAGATAAATATAACTTGTTACTCGATTTTTATCTCCAATATTCAAAAGACTTCGCAGAAGATCATCATTTTGACTTAATGGGAGGGTATTCGTGGCAACATTTTCATCGGTCACAAGAGAATGCTTACAACAATCTGGCTGGAAGCAATCCGACTTCTTACGTCTTTAAGACTGAAAGTTACCTGGTTTCTTTCTTCGGTCGTTTAAATTATTCTTTTAAGGACAGATATCTGCTTACGGCTACTTTGCGTCAGGATGGTACATCACGTTTTTCTAAAGACAATCGTTGGGGACTTTTTCCATCAGTTGCCTTGGGTTGGAGAATGAAAGAAGAGGCTTTTTTGCAAGACGTGGACGCTATTTCTGATTTGAAACTTCGCTTAGGATACGGTATTACCGGTCAACAAGATATTTCTCAGGGAGATTATCCCTATATGGCTACCTATTATGCGGGCCAAGATGGAGCCTATTATCAATTTGGTGATGACAAAAAAATCCCCATTTCGCGACCTAATGGTTACAATCCTAATTTGAAATGGGAAGAAACTACTACTTGGAATGCAGGTCTTGATTTTGGGTTTATGAAAAATCGTATAACCGCTTCTCTTGATTATTATTATCGTGAAACAAATGATTTAATTAATGTAATAGATGTTCCGGCAGGTACGAACTTTAAAAATCGTATTGTCAGCAATATTGGTTCATTAAAGAATCAGGGAGTTGAGTTTTCTACGAGTGCAAAAGCTATTAGTACTGAAAATTTGATGTGGGACTTAGGTTTCAATGTTTCTTGGAATAAAACGGAAATCACTCAGCTAACTGCGCAAGATAACTCTTCAACAATCGTTCCTCTTGGCTATGTGGATGGCGGTACCGGAACAACCGTTCAGGCACAAGGCGTAGGTCATCCTGCTAATTCTTTTTATGTATATCAACAGGTATATGATAAAGAGGGAAAACCAATTGAAGGCTTTTATGTAGATCGCAATGGAGATGGACAAGTAAACGATGGTGATAGGTATTTCTATAAAAAACCGTCGCCTGATGTGATGATGGGATTTACCTCTAAATTAGTTTATAAACAGTGGGATTTCAGTTTCTCGTTACGTGCTAATTTGAATAACTATGTATATAATAACGTGGCATCATTTAATGCTCCATTGAGCGAAGGTTGGATAAATAACAAAGGATATTTGTCTAATAGACCATCCTCTGCTTTTGATACTAATTTTCAGAATATGAATGTGCTTTCTGATTACTATGTACAGAATGCCTCATTCCTTCGCTGCGACAACATCACGTTAGGTTATTCATTCAAAAAACTATTCAAAATCATAGACGGACGTGTTTATACTACAGTTCAGAATCCATTTGTTATAACCAATTATAAAGGATTGGACCCTGAAGTAGCCAATGCTACTGATAAAACATTTGGTATTGATAAGAATGTTTATCCCCGTCCTTTGGTTGGTATAATTGGTATAAGCCTTAACTTTTAATAATTGATGACTATGAATGCAAGATTTTTTAAATATATACTTCCGGCGTTATCGCTGGCTTTGGTCATGAATCTATCATCGTGTGTAGGCGATCTTGATGTCTCTCCGATTGATCCCAATATTAATGTTAATTTTGACCAGGATGCTAATTTTGCTAAGATCTATGCCGGTTTAGCTATAACGGGTAATCAAGGACCTGCAGGACAGCCCGATATTGCCGATACTGATGAAGGAGCTTCGGGTTTAATGCGTATGATGTTTAATATCAATGAACTTTCGTCTGACGAAGCCATTTGCGCTTGGACAGGTGATACGGATGTATTTCCTATTAACTTTTCAAAGTTTACTCCTTCCAATGGGTTGGTGCTGAATATGTTCAATCGTTTGTACATACAGATAGCTCAGTGCAATAGCTTCTTGATCCAGACAGCTGGTAAAAGTGATGATGCTAGTTCGTTGCAACGTGCCGAAGTTCGTTTTATTCGTGCATTAGATTATTATTACTTAGTTGATTTATATGGTAATGTGCCTTTCGTCGACGAGAATACAGGTATTGGCGCTTATGTTCCACAAAGAATAACACGTGCAGATCTGTTTACTTATGTAGAGGCAGAATTGAAAAGCATAGAACCGATAATGAAAGCGCCACGCGCAAATTTGTATGGACGAGCTGATCAGGCTGCTGTATGGATGTTGCTTTCACGCCTTTATCTAAATGCTGAAGTGTATACCGGAACTCCTCGTTGGGCAGATGCGGCAACGTATGCCGATAAGGTTATGAAAGCCGGCTATGTATTGGAACCTAAATATGAAAATATGTTCAAAGCTGATAATAACACCTCTACTGAAATGATCATGCCTATTTGCTTTGATGGAATGTATGCTCGCTCATGGAGTGGAATGTTCTTTGTATGTAGCTTTATATCAGGGGATATGGATGCAGAGGCCAACTTTGGAACTGTTGAAGCCTGGGGCGGCAATCGTGCAAGAGTGGCTTTGGTTAAAAAGTTTGCTTTTGATGGAGATTTGACTAAGGTTACTGACCAACGAGCGATGTTTTGGACAAAGAATCGTACTCTTGAGATCGAAAAACCCAGTGAATTTACGGAAGGATATTCTGTTACTAAATTTAAAAATAGAACGAAAGCCGGAGTCATAGGAAGTGATCCCAATAAACAATTTCCGGATATGGATTTTCCTTTGTTCCGTTTAGCAGAAGCAAATCTTACTTTTGCTGAAGCTACTTTGAGAGCTGGTGGAGATAAAACGTTGGCGCTAAAAGCTGTTAATGATTTACGGGACCGTGCACACGCAAGCAAAATAAATGAATCGGATTTGACATTAGACTTTATCCTAGATGAAAAATCACGTGAGTTTTATTTTGAAGCACAACGTAGGGTCGATCTTATTAGACATAACAAGTACACATCGAACTATACTTGGGATTGGAAAGGTGGAGTTGCTGCAGGTAATTCTGTTGCTGATCATTTAAAATTATTGCCGATTCCGGTAAGTCAGTTGTCAGCAAATACTAATCTGATACAAAACCCTGAATATTAATTGAATATTCATAGATATGCAATCATTAAAAACTAGTAAGATGAAAAGATTTAATATATTAATATTGATAATTCTAGGTACAATGAGTATAGTCTCTTGTGATTCTGATAGAGATAGTAACCCTATCTTGCAAGATCCAACGACTTTTGTACTGAATACGCCAGCTTATGCTTCTACTGTATATGATTTGAAGCACTCTGAAACGATCGAATTAACTTGTTCGCAGCCAGATTATGGCTTCACGGTAGCTACTGATTATGTTGTGCAGGTTTCTCTGACGGGGCAGTTTAACGAAGCAGTAGATGCTAATACACCGGCCACATACCAGACTTTATCTAGCATTTACAATACTGCTAAAATGAATGTAAATGCTCAGGAGTTAGCAATCGCTATTGTTAATTTATCTGGAATAACTGAAGCTGAGAACTTTTATACAGATCCTATAAAAGTATATATTCGTTTGAAGGCTTCTGTAAATAGTGGGATGAAACCTATCTTATCTAATACAATAGAGTTACCCAAGGTTTTAAGCTATTTTGCTCTTGATCCGATGGTTATGCCTGGGAAGATGTATGTAACGGGCACTATCTCTGGTTGGGATTGGAGTAAAGCATATTCATTAGTGCCGGTGTATGGCACTCCCGGTAAGTTCTGGACACTTAAGTATTTTGATGCTAATGCTGAAATTAAGTTTAACTCGGAGAAAAGTTGGAATGGAGCTGAATTTGGATATGTTGGCACTACGATCTCTGATAAAGCCGGAGCTCAGATTGAGGATAATGGTGGAAATATTAAAATAGTA contains these protein-coding regions:
- a CDS encoding family 65 glycosyl hydrolase domain-containing protein, translating into MKRFLKTDEWNIIEESFHADRLRASESIFSLGNGRIGQRGNFEETYSSDNLQGSYLAGIAFLDKTRVGWWKNGYPKFFSRIPNAPNWSAIFLRLIDEELDLALWDVDSFDRRLDLKEGISYRDFQVTSPKGHTLKVHVEHINSMSNQNLCLIKYSVTSVNYEGKISLVPHLNGDVKHETSNFNEKMWNILRAETTNEYAYLWTQTRHEDSQVCCSMTYQLYKNSKEVTSSPIKIEKEKLTGFSIGADVKPGDRVTLIKYTAIVSSLYCDRQQLVDESVAESKSAKAKGWDALLQEHKDVWSEIWKESDVVIDGDPEAQQGIRFNIFQLNQTYRGDDPRLNIGSKGFTGEKYGGNTFWNTELCCVPFFLLSSSKEIARNLLLYRYNHLPKAIENARKLGFKGGAALYPMVTINGDECHNEWEITFEEIHRNNIIAYAIVLYTTMTGSKEYVAHYGLEVLIAISRFWSQRVSFSQPKQKYVLLGVTGPNEYENNVDNNWYTNYSCVQCLQATINYLEMVASEYPDEYLRIRRATAFEYSETARWKEIIENMYLPEDKELGIFVQHDGYLDKEQKTVDEIPAAERPINQHWSWDRILRSCYIKQSDVLLGLYLYYSDFDAKTIRRNFHFYEPRTLHESSLSPYIHSILASRIGDVEKAYNLFLHATRLDLDDYNNEVEQGLHITSMAGSWLAIVRGFGGMQIKNDSLNFSPAIPSKWNSYSFNINFRGRTLHITVEKELIRMELKTGEELDVVIYNQAYSIRPKKVMNVPMKK
- a CDS encoding SLC45 family MFS transporter, which encodes MKVKPDLNFWKLWNISFGFFGVQIAYALQSANISRIFSTLGADPHNLSYFWILPPLAGIIVQPIIGSASDKTWTRFGRRIPYLFIGSIVAMLVMCLLPNAGSFGMAVGTAMIFGVVSLMFLDTSVNMAMQPFKMLVGDMVNEKQKGLAYSIQSFLCNAGSLMGYMFPFIFTWIGISNIAEKGTVPDSVIYSFYIGAAILMLCVIYTMLKVKEMPPKEFEAFHGITADEKKEKTDFLSLLKHAPKVFWTVGLVQFFSWAAFMYMWTYTNGAIADTVWNATSAQSEGYQEAGNWVGVLFAVQAIGSVVWAIVLPLFKSRKMAYSLSLVLGGIGFISTFFFHNQYLLFVSYLFIGCAWAAMLAMPFTILTNSVSGKNMGAYLGLFNGTICLPQIAAALLGGGLLHLVSGRQVNMLVLAGVFLIIGACCVYFVKETVAHKEEKPEAVKN
- a CDS encoding LacI family DNA-binding transcriptional regulator, producing the protein MNKPQITIKDIGRALGFSPSTVSRALKDNPDISLDTREAIHKYAREHNYKPNALALNLRTNRSNTIGVIVPQLVHHFFSCVLSGIEKSAAKAGYNILVAQSNESYEQEVKIVHSFLAARVCGVIASLAKDTSQYDHYQDLLDNNIPIVFYDRICTGINTERVVVDDYAGAFAAVEYMIQTGCRRILFYSGPPNLEISKNRRNGYLDAMKRYKIPVNDTMIKLCDTREQAIAITPDFLEKQDRPDGFFAINDETASGILYACKLVGMKVPDEVSICGFTDGAIAQNTDPKLTTVEQHGQEVGESAIDILINKIEDKTGELKSANRIVKTNLVVRGTTK
- a CDS encoding TonB-dependent receptor — translated: MKQVNLRIYRMILPLLLGMFLSIGAYAQQISVRGHVTDVTGEPVIGANILVKGTTNGTITDLDGNFVLNTPQNSILVISFVGYKPAEVQASKSMVVTLQDDAVMLSEAVVIGYGTVKKSDVTGSVTAIKPDKLNRGLTTTATDMITGKIAGVNVTSDGGAPGGGATIRVRGGSSLSANNNPLIVIDGLPIDNDGIKGVSNPLSSINPNDIETFTVLKDASATAIYGSRASNGVILITTKKGAKGSKPRVSFDSSISVSTKVDEISVMNADEYRNFITTSFGADSGAAKLLGEANTDWQKEIFRTAVGHDENITVSGGLKNMPYRASFGYTNQNGILKTSSFERYTGSFNLSPSFFDNYLNISLNAKGMIANSRFADTAAIGSALGFDPTQPVMNGNTKYGGYFAWENPTSGDFISIATKNPVAMLKQKKDEATSKNLIANAQFDYKFHCLPDLKANLNLGMDLATGTQDLFYPKESPIGYIDNGKTGSETIDKYNLLLDFYLQYSKDFAEDHHFDLMGGYSWQHFHRSQENAYNNLAGSNPTSYVFKTESYLVSFFGRLNYSFKDRYLLTATLRQDGTSRFSKDNRWGLFPSVALGWRMKEEAFLQDVDAISDLKLRLGYGITGQQDISQGDYPYMATYYAGQDGAYYQFGDDKKIPISRPNGYNPNLKWEETTTWNAGLDFGFMKNRITASLDYYYRETNDLINVIDVPAGTNFKNRIVSNIGSLKNQGVEFSTSAKAISTENLMWDLGFNVSWNKTEITQLTAQDNSSTIVPLGYVDGGTGTTVQAQGVGHPANSFYVYQQVYDKEGKPIEGFYVDRNGDGQVNDGDRYFYKKPSPDVMMGFTSKLVYKQWDFSFSLRANLNNYVYNNVASFNAPLSEGWINNKGYLSNRPSSAFDTNFQNMNVLSDYYVQNASFLRCDNITLGYSFKKLFKIIDGRVYTTVQNPFVITNYKGLDPEVANATDKTFGIDKNVYPRPLVGIIGISLNF
- a CDS encoding RagB/SusD family nutrient uptake outer membrane protein; protein product: MNARFFKYILPALSLALVMNLSSCVGDLDVSPIDPNINVNFDQDANFAKIYAGLAITGNQGPAGQPDIADTDEGASGLMRMMFNINELSSDEAICAWTGDTDVFPINFSKFTPSNGLVLNMFNRLYIQIAQCNSFLIQTAGKSDDASSLQRAEVRFIRALDYYYLVDLYGNVPFVDENTGIGAYVPQRITRADLFTYVEAELKSIEPIMKAPRANLYGRADQAAVWMLLSRLYLNAEVYTGTPRWADAATYADKVMKAGYVLEPKYENMFKADNNTSTEMIMPICFDGMYARSWSGMFFVCSFISGDMDAEANFGTVEAWGGNRARVALVKKFAFDGDLTKVTDQRAMFWTKNRTLEIEKPSEFTEGYSVTKFKNRTKAGVIGSDPNKQFPDMDFPLFRLAEANLTFAEATLRAGGDKTLALKAVNDLRDRAHASKINESDLTLDFILDEKSREFYFEAQRRVDLIRHNKYTSNYTWDWKGGVAAGNSVADHLKLLPIPVSQLSANTNLIQNPEY
- a CDS encoding SusF/SusE family outer membrane protein, coding for MKRFNILILIILGTMSIVSCDSDRDSNPILQDPTTFVLNTPAYASTVYDLKHSETIELTCSQPDYGFTVATDYVVQVSLTGQFNEAVDANTPATYQTLSSIYNTAKMNVNAQELAIAIVNLSGITEAENFYTDPIKVYIRLKASVNSGMKPILSNTIELPKVLSYFALDPMVMPGKMYVTGTISGWDWSKAYSLVPVYGTPGKFWTLKYFDANAEIKFNSEKSWNGAEFGYVGTTISDKAGAQIEDNGGNIKIVNAGWYIVVVTTTIEGRSYKYAVEFVTPIVYVCGATVGDKWGSSGEAFTNPANGDGEFVSPTLPKGGELRLCVVLEGHEWWHTEFIFFDGKIAYRAAGGDQDRVTVDAGKKVYLNFMTETGRVE